A single Paraburkholderia sp. D15 DNA region contains:
- a CDS encoding PAS domain-containing protein: MRKTTESPVKDLLLQRYAPIADGIAALFYPCAEVVIHDLRDQTIVYLVNNLSKLEVGGPSVLDEVHYAARGQTIGPYEKLNWDGRRMRCVSNILFDDAGKPAGMLSINFNIAVFEDVRSTLDLFIKGGTLSDAPAEDLFRDDWQDRINTYLHTWLRERQIGINALTREHKREIVEALHAQGAFRGRSSANYVAAVLTMGRATVYKILKQMKEGG; this comes from the coding sequence ATGCGCAAGACAACCGAGTCTCCTGTCAAAGATCTGCTGCTGCAGCGCTACGCGCCCATCGCCGACGGCATTGCGGCGCTGTTCTATCCGTGCGCCGAGGTGGTGATCCACGATCTGCGCGATCAGACCATCGTGTATCTCGTGAACAATCTGTCGAAGCTGGAAGTCGGCGGTCCGTCGGTGCTCGACGAGGTGCACTACGCGGCGCGCGGCCAGACCATCGGGCCGTACGAGAAGCTGAACTGGGACGGGCGGCGCATGCGTTGCGTGAGCAACATCCTGTTCGACGACGCGGGCAAGCCCGCGGGCATGCTGTCCATCAACTTCAACATCGCCGTGTTCGAGGATGTGCGTTCGACGCTCGATCTGTTCATCAAGGGCGGCACGCTGAGCGACGCGCCGGCGGAAGATCTGTTCCGCGACGACTGGCAGGACCGCATCAACACGTATCTGCACACGTGGCTGCGCGAGCGGCAGATCGGCATCAATGCGCTCACGCGCGAGCACAAGCGCGAGATCGTCGAGGCGTTGCACGCGCAAGGCGCGTTTCGCGGACGCAGTTCCGCGAACTACGTGGCGGCCGTGCTGACGATGGGACGCGCTACCGTCTACAAGATTCTGAAGCAGATGAAAGAGGGCGGTTGA
- a CDS encoding DUF1653 domain-containing protein produces the protein MHYRHYKGGLYERVCEATLESDPSVTMIVYKAANGTIWTRPASVFFELVEVDGVKVPRFAAID, from the coding sequence ATGCATTACCGGCACTACAAAGGCGGCCTCTACGAACGGGTCTGCGAGGCGACGCTGGAGTCCGATCCCAGCGTCACGATGATCGTGTACAAAGCGGCCAACGGCACGATCTGGACGCGTCCGGCGTCGGTGTTTTTCGAACTCGTCGAGGTCGACGGCGTGAAGGTGCCGCGCTTCGCGGCGATCGACTGA
- a CDS encoding YqaE/Pmp3 family membrane protein — protein sequence MRLLLAIILPWFQFFTIGRPIAGIICLILQLTVIGWIPAAIWSVYALSQYTTDKKIAAAMRNSR from the coding sequence ATGCGTCTCCTGCTCGCCATCATCCTGCCGTGGTTCCAGTTCTTCACGATCGGCCGTCCCATCGCCGGGATCATCTGCCTGATTCTGCAGCTCACGGTGATCGGCTGGATTCCGGCCGCGATCTGGTCGGTCTATGCGCTGAGCCAGTACACCACCGACAAGAAAATCGCCGCGGCCATGCGCAATTCGCGCTAA
- a CDS encoding 2Fe-2S iron-sulfur cluster-binding protein, which translates to MSDSTRPPMVLVEPLGQRFEAPDSLTLLEAAGFANLRLPRSCRNGTCRTCMCRLTAGRVRYTIEWPGLSREEKAEGYILPCVAIAETDLVIDVPDAVESTPR; encoded by the coding sequence ATGTCCGATTCAACCCGCCCGCCGATGGTGCTCGTCGAACCGCTCGGCCAACGTTTCGAAGCGCCCGATTCGCTGACTCTCCTCGAAGCCGCCGGCTTCGCGAATCTGCGCCTGCCGCGTTCGTGCCGCAACGGCACGTGCCGCACGTGCATGTGCCGGCTGACCGCCGGACGCGTGCGCTACACGATCGAATGGCCCGGCCTCAGCCGCGAGGAAAAGGCCGAGGGCTACATCCTGCCGTGCGTGGCGATCGCGGAAACCGACCTGGTGATCGACGTGCCCGACGCGGTCGAATCGACGCCGCGTTAG
- a CDS encoding sigma-54-dependent Fis family transcriptional regulator: MTHRPASPASIGRPDVIAQAHARSLEIGLRASETPDFHPLRQLALRELVERNQSLYTHALPVMETLHAQIVDTQSMVLLTDSQGVILHSLGDSDFVEKANRVALCPGVSWAEADRGTNAIGTALVDGQPTVVHGGEHFLHANRILTCSCAPIADPFGRAIGALDVSGDTRGFHKHTLALVRMSAQMIENHLFSNQFADAIRVHFHARTEFIGTLFEGLAAFAPDGTFLSANRSALFQFGQPLAELQRQPIDALFGIAFPKLMQRITRAPGDNIELTLPSGVRVVARGEYAAPRYVGSLDDVATAGLGASRGSGAGASSSSPAAALAQSRGEPAPPAPLATLDTLDTGDAQMAAVLRRVAKLRGRDIPILVLGKTGTGKEWLARAIHHDSPRRSAPFVALNCASLPDTLIEAELFGYEDGAFTGAKKRGSVGKIVQADGGTLFLDEIGDMPLAQQVRLMRVLQERTVVPLGGTRAIPVDLRIVCATHRNLREMIEAGTFREDLYYRINGLVVTLPALRERSDLAALVARMLALQPEAERLPRRVSAAVLERFAQCRWPGNLRQMANVLRTASIMAEGAEQIELDDLPEDFLQDCDDAVSPVSAAAAAAATTPGRMEDWQATLIAQTLARLDGNVSAAARELGLARNTVYRYLRRGGTVQ; this comes from the coding sequence TTGACCCATCGCCCTGCCTCGCCGGCCAGCATCGGCCGGCCAGACGTCATCGCGCAAGCTCACGCGCGCTCGCTCGAGATCGGGCTGCGCGCGTCGGAAACGCCGGACTTCCATCCGCTGCGCCAGCTCGCGTTGCGTGAGCTGGTCGAACGCAATCAGTCGTTGTACACGCACGCGTTGCCGGTGATGGAGACGCTGCACGCGCAGATCGTCGACACGCAGAGCATGGTGCTGCTCACCGACAGCCAGGGTGTGATCCTGCATAGCCTCGGCGACAGCGACTTCGTCGAGAAGGCCAATCGCGTCGCGCTGTGTCCGGGCGTGTCATGGGCCGAGGCGGATCGCGGCACCAATGCGATCGGCACCGCGCTGGTCGACGGTCAGCCGACCGTCGTGCACGGCGGCGAACACTTTCTGCATGCGAACCGGATTCTCACCTGCTCGTGCGCGCCGATCGCCGATCCGTTCGGCCGCGCGATCGGCGCGCTCGACGTGAGCGGCGACACGCGCGGCTTTCACAAACACACGCTGGCGCTCGTCAGGATGTCCGCGCAGATGATCGAGAATCATCTGTTCTCCAATCAATTCGCCGATGCGATCCGCGTCCATTTTCACGCGCGCACGGAATTCATCGGCACGCTGTTCGAAGGGCTCGCGGCGTTCGCGCCGGACGGCACATTCCTGTCGGCCAATCGCAGCGCGCTGTTTCAATTCGGCCAGCCGCTGGCCGAACTGCAACGCCAGCCGATCGACGCACTGTTCGGCATCGCGTTCCCGAAGCTGATGCAGCGCATTACGCGCGCGCCCGGCGACAACATCGAACTGACGTTACCGAGCGGCGTGCGCGTGGTGGCGCGCGGCGAGTATGCGGCGCCGCGCTATGTGGGGTCGCTGGACGATGTCGCGACGGCGGGATTGGGCGCATCGCGCGGATCCGGCGCGGGTGCGTCGTCGAGCTCGCCAGCTGCGGCGCTGGCGCAGTCGCGCGGCGAACCCGCTCCGCCCGCCCCCCTTGCGACGCTCGACACGCTCGATACCGGCGACGCCCAGATGGCCGCGGTCCTTCGCCGCGTGGCCAAACTGCGCGGCCGCGATATTCCGATTCTCGTGCTCGGCAAAACCGGCACGGGCAAGGAGTGGCTCGCACGTGCGATCCATCACGATTCGCCGCGGCGTAGCGCGCCGTTCGTCGCGCTGAATTGCGCGTCGCTGCCGGATACGCTGATCGAAGCGGAACTGTTCGGTTACGAAGACGGCGCGTTCACGGGGGCGAAGAAACGCGGCAGCGTCGGCAAGATCGTGCAGGCGGACGGCGGCACGCTATTTCTCGATGAAATCGGCGACATGCCGCTGGCGCAGCAGGTGCGGCTGATGCGCGTGCTGCAGGAGCGCACGGTGGTCCCGCTCGGCGGCACACGCGCGATTCCGGTCGATCTGCGGATCGTCTGCGCGACCCACCGCAACCTGCGGGAGATGATCGAGGCGGGCACCTTCCGCGAGGATCTGTACTACCGGATCAACGGACTCGTCGTGACGCTGCCGGCGCTGCGCGAGCGCAGCGACCTCGCGGCCCTCGTCGCGCGGATGCTCGCCTTGCAACCGGAGGCGGAGCGTTTGCCGCGGCGGGTGTCGGCGGCGGTGCTCGAACGTTTCGCGCAATGCCGCTGGCCGGGCAATCTGCGGCAGATGGCCAACGTGCTGCGTACCGCGAGCATCATGGCCGAGGGCGCGGAGCAGATCGAACTCGACGATCTGCCCGAGGATTTTCTGCAGGATTGCGACGATGCGGTGTCGCCGGTGTCTGCCGCGGCTGCGGCTGCGGCGACGACTCCTGGAAGGATGGAGGACTGGCAGGCCACGTTGATCGCGCAGACGCTCGCGCGGCTCGACGGCAACGTGTCGGCGGCCGCCCGCGAGTTGGGATTGGCGCGTAATACGGTGTACCGGTATTTGCGACGCGGCGGCACGGTTCAATGA
- a CDS encoding DUF1488 domain-containing protein: protein MQILFPNESPEYSGRELTLAFPAMVDGQRVECMITAEALEDHFGAASPRLEDMVGAFDAHRARIEAATRRLLSETRAQCLVLRSGYVRFYEANWRN, encoded by the coding sequence ATGCAGATCCTGTTCCCGAACGAATCTCCCGAATATTCCGGCCGCGAACTCACGCTGGCTTTCCCGGCCATGGTCGATGGGCAAAGGGTGGAATGCATGATCACCGCTGAAGCGCTGGAGGACCATTTCGGCGCCGCATCGCCACGACTCGAAGACATGGTCGGCGCATTCGACGCGCATCGCGCGCGGATCGAAGCCGCCACGCGGCGTCTGCTGTCGGAAACGCGCGCGCAGTGCCTCGTGCTGAGAAGCGGCTACGTGCGCTTCTACGAGGCGAACTGGCGGAACTGA
- a CDS encoding cytochrome b/b6 domain-containing protein → MPYPRETDRYTKPAIFFHWAIFLLVALAYLAIEIRGPKGSDSRVFWSNVHFCAGNLVLGLAVLRLLWRLWAGAPAEIDTNRLLAFLARAAHLALYVFIFAQPLLGILMINAGGHPVTLAWVNVSYTLIGADPAARPLLKGAHEWLGNAFYWVIGLHALAAIAHHAIFKDRTLRRMI, encoded by the coding sequence ATGCCCTATCCGCGCGAAACGGATCGCTATACAAAGCCCGCCATCTTCTTTCACTGGGCGATTTTTCTGCTCGTCGCGCTCGCCTATCTGGCGATCGAAATCCGTGGCCCGAAAGGCAGCGACAGCCGCGTGTTCTGGAGCAACGTGCATTTCTGCGCCGGCAATCTCGTGCTCGGCCTTGCCGTGCTGCGGCTGTTATGGCGTCTGTGGGCCGGCGCGCCCGCCGAGATCGACACTAACCGGCTGCTCGCGTTTCTGGCGCGCGCGGCGCATCTCGCGCTGTACGTGTTTATCTTCGCGCAGCCGCTGCTCGGTATCTTGATGATCAATGCGGGCGGCCATCCGGTCACGCTCGCGTGGGTCAACGTGAGTTACACGCTGATCGGCGCGGACCCGGCCGCGCGGCCCTTGCTCAAGGGCGCGCATGAATGGCTCGGCAATGCGTTCTACTGGGTGATCGGCCTGCACGCGCTGGCCGCGATCGCGCATCACGCGATCTTCAAGGACCGGACGCTGCGGCGCATGATCTGA
- a CDS encoding NCS2 family permease, with product MDAIKRYFGFEAAGTNLRTEVLAGFTTFLTMAYIIFVNPAILGDAGMPKEAVFVATCIVAALASVIMGLYANYPIALAPGMGLNAYFAYTVVKGMGFTWQAALGAVFISGCLFLIVTLFRVREVIVNGIPHSIRIAITGGIGLFLAIISLKTAGVVVGNPATLVTLGDLHNPHVILAVIGFFAIVTLDYLRVRGAILIGIVGVTVLSFFFGGNHFNGIVSAPPSISPTLFQLDIRGALSSGVLNVILVFFLVELFDATGTLMGVANRAGLLVEGKMHRLNRALLADSTAILAGSMLGTSSTTAYIESASGVQAGGRTGVTALTVAVLFLAALFFAPLAGVVPGYATAPALLYVSCLMLREMLDLPWDDATEVVPAALTALLMPFTYSIANGVAFGFISYAGLKLLTGQARKVKLVVWIIAVIFLFRYFYLGSE from the coding sequence ATGGACGCCATCAAACGCTACTTCGGCTTCGAAGCCGCCGGCACCAACCTGCGCACCGAAGTGCTCGCAGGGTTCACCACCTTCCTGACGATGGCCTACATCATCTTCGTCAACCCGGCGATTCTCGGCGACGCCGGCATGCCGAAAGAGGCGGTGTTCGTCGCGACCTGCATCGTGGCCGCGCTGGCCTCGGTGATCATGGGTCTGTATGCCAATTACCCGATCGCGCTCGCGCCCGGCATGGGTCTGAACGCGTACTTCGCGTACACGGTGGTCAAGGGCATGGGCTTCACGTGGCAGGCCGCGCTCGGCGCGGTGTTCATCTCCGGCTGCCTGTTCCTGATCGTCACGCTGTTCCGCGTGCGCGAGGTGATCGTCAACGGCATTCCGCATTCGATACGGATCGCCATCACCGGCGGTATCGGCCTCTTTCTCGCGATCATCTCGCTGAAGACGGCCGGCGTGGTGGTCGGCAATCCGGCCACCCTCGTGACCCTCGGCGATCTGCACAACCCGCATGTGATTCTCGCGGTGATCGGCTTCTTCGCGATCGTCACGCTCGACTATCTGCGCGTGCGCGGCGCGATCCTGATCGGCATCGTCGGCGTGACGGTGCTGAGCTTTTTCTTCGGCGGCAATCACTTCAACGGGATCGTCTCCGCGCCGCCGTCCATCTCGCCGACGCTGTTCCAGCTCGACATTCGCGGCGCGCTGTCGAGCGGCGTGCTGAACGTGATCCTGGTGTTCTTCCTCGTCGAACTGTTCGATGCGACCGGCACGCTGATGGGTGTCGCCAATCGCGCGGGGCTGCTGGTGGAAGGCAAGATGCACCGCCTGAACCGCGCGCTGCTGGCCGACAGTACCGCGATTCTCGCCGGCTCGATGCTCGGCACCTCGTCGACCACCGCGTATATCGAAAGCGCGTCGGGCGTGCAGGCGGGCGGCCGCACCGGCGTCACCGCGCTGACCGTCGCGGTGCTGTTTCTCGCGGCGCTGTTCTTCGCGCCGCTGGCGGGCGTGGTGCCCGGCTACGCGACGGCACCGGCGCTGCTCTACGTGTCGTGCCTGATGCTGCGCGAAATGCTCGACCTGCCGTGGGACGATGCGACCGAAGTCGTCCCGGCCGCGCTGACCGCCTTGCTGATGCCGTTCACCTACTCGATCGCCAACGGCGTCGCGTTCGGCTTCATCTCGTACGCGGGCCTGAAGCTGCTGACGGGTCAGGCGCGCAAGGTCAAGCTGGTGGTGTGGATCATCGCCGTGATCTTCCTGTTCCGTTATTTCTATCTCGGCAGCGAGTGA
- a CDS encoding DUF4148 domain-containing protein, whose product MKIASLAGLGALLTAMSMNIAFAQTPAHSNDPSAPKTRAEVKADLADWLAAGYDPLDWIDYPSNAQRAGRIVAARRAQAAGATVTQ is encoded by the coding sequence ATGAAAATCGCATCCCTCGCTGGACTCGGCGCGTTGTTGACCGCCATGAGCATGAACATCGCCTTCGCGCAAACGCCGGCGCATTCGAACGACCCGTCGGCGCCGAAAACGCGCGCGGAGGTCAAGGCCGATCTCGCCGACTGGCTCGCCGCCGGCTACGATCCGCTCGACTGGATCGACTACCCGAGCAATGCCCAGCGCGCGGGACGCATCGTCGCCGCGCGCCGTGCGCAAGCGGCCGGCGCGACGGTGACGCAGTGA
- a CDS encoding slipin family protein: MIGFTFGFSSILILLVAALIASSIRIFREYERGVVFMLGRFWKVKGPGLVLIIPVVQQAVRMDLRTVVFDVPPQDVITRDNVSVKVNAVVYFRVVDPEKAVIQVARYFEATSQLSQTTLRAVLGKHELDELLADREQLNADIQKVLDAQTDAWGIKVSIVEIKHVDINETMIRAIARQAEAERERRAKVIHAEGELQASQHLLEAAQTLARQPQAMQLRYLQTLTTIAADKNSTIVFPLPIDLLSAVLDRFSRPPPA; this comes from the coding sequence ATGATCGGTTTCACCTTCGGCTTCAGCAGCATTCTCATTCTGCTGGTCGCCGCGCTGATTGCCTCGTCGATCCGGATTTTCCGCGAGTACGAACGCGGCGTCGTCTTCATGCTCGGACGCTTCTGGAAGGTCAAGGGCCCGGGCCTCGTGCTGATCATCCCGGTCGTGCAGCAGGCCGTGCGCATGGATCTGCGCACCGTCGTGTTCGACGTGCCGCCGCAGGACGTGATCACGCGCGACAACGTGTCGGTGAAGGTCAACGCGGTGGTGTACTTCCGCGTCGTCGATCCGGAAAAGGCGGTGATCCAGGTGGCGCGCTATTTCGAGGCGACCAGCCAGTTGTCGCAAACGACGCTGCGCGCGGTGCTCGGCAAGCACGAACTCGACGAACTGCTGGCCGACCGCGAACAGTTGAACGCCGACATCCAGAAGGTGCTCGACGCGCAGACCGACGCGTGGGGCATCAAGGTATCGATCGTCGAGATCAAGCACGTGGACATCAACGAAACGATGATCCGCGCGATCGCCCGTCAGGCGGAAGCGGAGCGCGAGCGGCGCGCCAAGGTGATTCACGCGGAAGGCGAACTGCAGGCCTCGCAGCATCTGCTGGAAGCCGCGCAGACGCTGGCGAGGCAGCCGCAGGCGATGCAGTTGCGCTATCTGCAGACGCTCACGACGATCGCCGCCGACAAGAATTCGACGATCGTGTTTCCGCTGCCGATCGATCTGCTGAGCGCGGTGCTGGACCGCTTCAGCCGGCCGCCGCCCGCGTGA
- a CDS encoding nodulation protein NfeD, with amino-acid sequence MSTSLRLPFRQSGVRVPLIRGGVAGRLMRGLTALGVLLAVAFAWCEAEAAQRAETVEALKVVVVGVASATTTTTASVPAAPRRVVVIPVDGAIGPASADFIVRSLQRAADQRAQLAVLQLDTPGGLDTSMRQIIKAILASPVPVATFIAPSGARAASAGTYIVYASHIAAMAPGTNLGAATPIQIAMGGAQPPAGSSMPGAPGTLPLDTQSTELRKQVHDAAAYLRGLAQLRGRNADWAERAVREAVSLSAGEALAQHVVDLNARDVPDLLRQLDGRTVTTAAGDITLATVHAPLVVLEADWRSRFLAVITDPNVALVLLMIGMYGLFFEFANPGFLLPGVAGAISLLVGLFAMQMLPVNYVGLGLIFLGIAFLIGEAFLPTFGSLGFGGVVAFVIGALMLIDTDVPGYGIPLPMIAAVVAFSVFFVLGVSRLALRARRRPVVTGGEALIGSVGVVLDGGLTAEDDGAAAPVDADPGSGRGWDRGLDRLPLPLAPSAPDSPPFAAPLSGWAQVHGERWRVCCATPLAAGHAVRVTARRGLTLTVVPEERQPQRPAERHEQRREQRNEQRNEQRNEQRQAAHPSGERS; translated from the coding sequence ATGAGCACGTCATTACGTCTCCCGTTCCGGCAGTCCGGCGTGCGCGTGCCGCTGATCCGCGGTGGCGTCGCGGGCCGGTTGATGCGCGGCTTGACCGCGCTCGGCGTGCTTTTGGCTGTTGCGTTCGCGTGGTGCGAAGCGGAGGCGGCGCAGCGAGCGGAGACGGTTGAAGCCTTAAAGGTCGTCGTGGTCGGGGTGGCGTCGGCAACAACAACAACGACGGCGAGCGTGCCGGCCGCGCCGCGCCGCGTCGTGGTGATCCCCGTGGACGGAGCGATCGGTCCGGCCAGCGCCGACTTCATCGTCCGCAGCCTGCAGCGCGCCGCCGATCAGCGCGCGCAACTTGCCGTGCTGCAACTCGATACGCCCGGCGGCCTCGATACCTCGATGCGGCAGATCATCAAGGCGATCCTCGCGTCGCCGGTGCCGGTCGCGACGTTCATCGCGCCGAGCGGCGCGCGGGCCGCGAGCGCCGGCACGTATATCGTCTATGCGAGCCACATCGCGGCGATGGCGCCCGGCACGAACCTCGGCGCGGCGACGCCGATCCAGATCGCGATGGGCGGCGCACAACCGCCGGCGGGCAGCAGCATGCCGGGGGCGCCGGGTACACTTCCGCTCGACACCCAGTCGACCGAACTGCGCAAGCAGGTCCACGATGCGGCCGCCTACCTCCGCGGCCTTGCGCAGCTACGCGGGCGCAACGCCGACTGGGCCGAGCGCGCGGTGCGCGAAGCCGTCAGCCTGTCGGCCGGCGAAGCGTTGGCGCAACACGTCGTCGATCTGAACGCGCGCGACGTCCCCGACCTGCTGCGCCAGCTCGACGGCCGCACCGTGACGACCGCCGCCGGCGACATCACGCTCGCCACCGTTCACGCGCCGCTTGTCGTGCTCGAAGCCGACTGGCGCAGCCGCTTCCTCGCGGTGATCACCGATCCCAACGTGGCCCTGGTCTTGCTGATGATCGGCATGTACGGACTCTTCTTCGAATTCGCCAATCCCGGTTTCCTGCTGCCCGGCGTGGCCGGCGCGATCAGCCTGCTGGTCGGCCTGTTCGCGATGCAGATGCTGCCGGTCAACTACGTCGGCCTCGGCCTGATCTTTCTCGGCATCGCGTTCCTGATCGGCGAGGCCTTCCTGCCGACCTTCGGCTCGCTCGGCTTCGGCGGCGTGGTCGCGTTCGTGATCGGCGCGCTGATGCTGATCGACACCGACGTGCCCGGCTACGGCATTCCGCTGCCGATGATCGCCGCCGTCGTCGCATTCAGCGTGTTCTTCGTGCTTGGGGTCTCGCGGCTCGCGCTGCGTGCCCGTCGACGGCCGGTGGTGACGGGCGGCGAGGCGCTGATCGGAAGCGTCGGCGTGGTGCTCGACGGCGGCTTGACCGCGGAGGATGACGGGGCCGCCGCGCCTGTCGATGCGGACCCGGGTTCGGGCCGGGGTTGGGACCGGGGTTTGGACCGGCTTCCGCTGCCGCTAGCGCCGTCGGCGCCGGATTCGCCGCCGTTCGCGGCGCCGCTCTCCGGCTGGGCGCAGGTGCACGGCGAGCGCTGGCGCGTCTGCTGCGCAACGCCGCTCGCGGCGGGCCACGCGGTGCGCGTGACCGCGCGGCGTGGCCTGACGCTGACCGTGGTGCCGGAAGAACGACAACCGCAACGGCCAGCGGAACGGCACGAACAACGACGCGAACAACGAAACGAACAACGAAACGAACAACGAAACGAACAACGACAGGCAGCCCACCCATCGGGAGAACGCTCATGA
- a CDS encoding AraC family transcriptional regulator, translating into MKNDKGTISVGMVGETLALARASGFDATPLAEAAGIAAPMLASPKSRVSAAQYGALWAGIARALDDEFFGQDSHRMKSGSFVAMTRTALTARNGEQALKRAVGFMQLVLDDLGAQIDIDAQRVRLRFVVRDGAKPPAMFAYATWFILVYGLLCWLVGRRIPLFEARFRCAEPPSAREYQLIFCDQMHFDQAESYVDLSPAFLALPVIQTAKSVKPFLRDAPASFIVKYRNAGSLAARVRKLLRALPMSGWPAADRMAERLNVAEATMRRHLKQEGYTYQSIKDDLRRDIAIGELQDTDRTIADIAASVGFAEPSAFHRAFRKWTGMRPTDYRPAAVRGELTRRAESVESD; encoded by the coding sequence ATGAAAAACGACAAGGGCACGATTTCGGTCGGCATGGTCGGGGAAACCCTCGCGCTCGCGCGGGCCAGCGGCTTCGACGCGACGCCGCTCGCCGAGGCGGCCGGCATCGCCGCGCCCATGCTGGCGTCGCCGAAAAGCCGCGTGTCGGCCGCGCAATACGGCGCGCTGTGGGCCGGCATCGCACGCGCGCTCGACGACGAGTTCTTCGGCCAGGATTCGCATCGCATGAAAAGCGGCAGCTTCGTCGCGATGACGCGCACCGCGCTCACCGCGCGCAACGGCGAGCAGGCGCTCAAGCGCGCGGTCGGTTTCATGCAGCTGGTGCTCGACGACCTCGGCGCGCAGATCGACATCGATGCGCAACGGGTGCGGCTCAGGTTCGTCGTGCGCGACGGCGCGAAGCCGCCCGCCATGTTTGCCTATGCGACGTGGTTCATTCTGGTTTATGGCTTGCTGTGCTGGCTGGTCGGGCGCCGCATTCCGCTGTTCGAAGCGCGCTTTCGCTGCGCCGAGCCGCCCTCCGCGCGCGAGTACCAACTGATTTTCTGCGACCAGATGCACTTCGATCAGGCCGAGTCGTACGTGGATCTGTCGCCCGCGTTTCTCGCGCTGCCCGTGATCCAGACCGCCAAGTCGGTCAAGCCGTTTTTGCGCGACGCGCCGGCCAGTTTCATCGTCAAGTACCGCAATGCCGGTTCGCTGGCCGCCCGCGTGCGCAAGCTGCTGCGCGCGCTGCCGATGTCCGGCTGGCCCGCCGCCGATCGCATGGCGGAACGTTTGAACGTGGCCGAGGCGACGATGCGCCGCCATCTGAAGCAGGAAGGCTATACGTATCAGTCGATCAAGGACGATCTGCGGCGCGACATCGCGATCGGCGAGTTGCAGGACACCGACCGCACGATCGCCGACATCGCCGCGTCGGTCGGCTTCGCCGAGCCGAGCGCGTTCCATCGCGCCTTCCGCAAGTGGACCGGCATGCGGCCGACCGACTACCGCCCCGCCGCCGTGCGCGGCGAGCTTACGCGGCGCGCGGAATCGGTGGAATCGGACTAA
- a CDS encoding acyl-CoA dehydrogenase has translation MDSLYTDEQRMIRDAARDFATEQLAPHAAQWDRDGRLPDEVVAQMGELGLLGMIVPAQWGGSYTDYVAYALAIEEVAAGCASCATMMSVHNSVGCGPILNFGSQAQQDRYLHDLASGRSIGAFCLTEPQAGSEANNLRTRAVLRDGKWIINGSKQFVTNGARADIAIVFAVTDPERGKRGLSAFIVPTGTPGFNVGKPEHKLGIRASDTCPISLDDCAVPEDHLLGEPGDGLRIALSNLEGGRIGIAAQAVGIARAAFDAARVYASERVQFGKAIKEHQSVANMLADMTTQLNAARLLVHHAARLRTEGLPCLSEASQAKLFASEAAEAICSKAIQIHGGYGYLEDYAVERHYRDARITQIYEGTSEVQRMVIARNV, from the coding sequence ATGGACAGCCTTTACACCGACGAACAACGCATGATCCGCGACGCCGCGCGCGACTTCGCGACAGAGCAACTCGCGCCGCACGCCGCGCAGTGGGATCGCGACGGGCGCCTGCCCGACGAAGTGGTCGCGCAGATGGGCGAACTCGGCCTGCTCGGCATGATCGTGCCCGCGCAATGGGGCGGCTCGTACACCGACTACGTCGCGTATGCGCTCGCCATCGAAGAGGTCGCGGCCGGCTGCGCATCGTGCGCGACCATGATGAGCGTGCACAATTCGGTCGGCTGCGGGCCGATCCTGAATTTCGGCAGCCAGGCGCAGCAGGACCGCTATCTGCACGATCTCGCCAGCGGCCGCAGCATCGGCGCGTTCTGTCTGACCGAGCCGCAGGCGGGCTCGGAAGCCAATAATCTGCGCACCCGCGCGGTGCTGCGGGACGGCAAATGGATCATCAACGGCAGCAAGCAGTTCGTGACCAACGGCGCGCGCGCCGACATCGCGATCGTGTTCGCCGTCACCGACCCGGAGCGCGGCAAGCGCGGGCTGTCGGCCTTCATCGTGCCGACCGGTACGCCGGGCTTCAACGTCGGCAAGCCGGAGCACAAGCTCGGCATTCGCGCGTCCGATACCTGCCCGATTTCGCTCGACGATTGCGCGGTGCCCGAGGATCACCTGCTCGGCGAACCGGGCGACGGCTTGCGGATCGCGCTGTCGAATCTCGAGGGCGGCCGGATCGGCATCGCCGCGCAGGCGGTCGGCATCGCGCGGGCCGCGTTCGATGCGGCACGCGTGTACGCGAGCGAACGCGTGCAGTTCGGCAAGGCGATCAAGGAACATCAGAGCGTCGCCAATATGCTGGCGGACATGACCACGCAACTGAATGCCGCGCGGCTGCTCGTGCATCACGCGGCGCGCTTGCGCACCGAAGGGCTGCCGTGTCTTTCCGAGGCGTCGCAGGCGAAGCTGTTCGCGTCGGAGGCGGCCGAGGCGATCTGCTCGAAGGCGATCCAGATTCACGGCGGCTATGGCTATCTGGAGGACTACGCGGTCGAGCGGCATTACCGCGACGCGCGCATCACGCAGATCTATGAGGGAACCAGCGAAGTGCAGCGCATGGTGATTGCGCGTAATGTTTAA